From a region of the Maridesulfovibrio ferrireducens genome:
- a CDS encoding M23 family metallopeptidase: protein MLFKKYHIVIFKNPCDNARKFQIRGWTFFFIFALVAGLAGGNVLLWKYYENYSGLEINLAHAEKAVQEQKAQLLSLSQKMQNISQDLDRVRNFDSKLRVMINLDQGNVQNVAPKGGSTEPDFSTNYLPLYRQELLVRKMHDFLAQLSTEAKLEEVRQQEIIHSMRSKQDALDSTPSIWPLQGWVTSPFGWRSSPFTGKREYHKGLDISCPAGTPIYAPAQGTIAFVGVLGGYGRMIKMSHGANLSTRYAHLKRPTVKKGQVVTRGELIGYAGNTGRSTGPHLHYEVRLGGVPVSPMRYILN from the coding sequence ATGCTATTCAAAAAATACCATATAGTTATATTTAAAAATCCTTGTGACAATGCTCGCAAATTCCAAATCAGGGGATGGACGTTTTTCTTCATCTTTGCCCTTGTAGCAGGACTTGCCGGTGGCAATGTATTACTTTGGAAATATTACGAAAATTATTCAGGTTTAGAGATAAATCTGGCCCACGCTGAAAAAGCTGTTCAAGAACAAAAAGCACAATTGCTGTCTCTTTCTCAAAAAATGCAGAATATTTCGCAGGATCTGGACCGGGTTAGAAATTTTGACTCTAAATTAAGGGTTATGATTAATCTGGATCAGGGAAATGTTCAAAATGTAGCCCCAAAAGGGGGATCTACTGAACCTGATTTTTCTACAAATTATCTCCCGCTTTACAGACAAGAGCTTCTTGTCCGTAAAATGCATGATTTTCTTGCTCAACTCAGTACTGAAGCAAAGTTGGAAGAAGTAAGACAACAGGAAATAATTCACTCCATGCGTTCCAAGCAGGATGCACTGGATTCAACACCTTCCATTTGGCCCCTCCAAGGATGGGTAACATCTCCCTTCGGTTGGAGAAGTTCTCCTTTTACAGGCAAAAGAGAATATCACAAAGGACTTGATATATCTTGTCCCGCCGGCACACCTATATACGCACCGGCACAAGGAACTATCGCCTTTGTAGGTGTTTTAGGTGGATATGGACGCATGATCAAAATGAGCCACGGCGCAAATCTTTCAACAAGATATGCACATCTTAAACGTCCTACAGTTAAAAAGGGACAGGTCGTAACCCGCGGCGAACTTATCGGCTACGCCGGTAACACAGGCCGCTCAACAGGACCTCACCTTCATTATGAAGTAAGACTTGGCGGAGTTCCGGTCAGCCCGATGCGCTACATTTTGAATTAA
- the fliR gene encoding flagellar biosynthetic protein FliR has translation MNIFNFNPSDLMSFYLTFFRVSIVLFMLPFFGANSIPNMVKAALAVVMTIAIWPQVSFDGSLMPANPYNIALMILGELVLGLTLGIIIHVIFSAIQTGGNFIGVHMGLSMVNVLDPMTGVNEAVTAHFLYMCSILVFLSMNGHLYLISGLVDSFKYIPPGEIFINDTLVYQIMTISEELFVLAVKVASPIIASIFVVDLALALISKMAPQMNVLMLGFPLKIMVGFFFLSMVFSILSIFIAEFVHTLPAYMLNIIKAASPLDMPPLK, from the coding sequence ATGAATATTTTCAACTTTAATCCAAGCGATCTTATGAGCTTCTATCTTACCTTCTTCAGGGTAAGTATTGTGCTGTTTATGCTGCCTTTTTTTGGCGCAAATTCTATTCCAAACATGGTCAAAGCGGCACTTGCCGTAGTTATGACAATTGCCATATGGCCACAGGTTTCATTTGATGGATCCCTTATGCCGGCAAATCCATATAATATTGCCCTCATGATTTTGGGCGAATTAGTCTTGGGGCTAACCCTTGGAATTATTATTCATGTCATTTTTTCCGCAATTCAAACCGGTGGTAACTTTATAGGCGTGCATATGGGGTTATCAATGGTCAACGTTCTTGACCCCATGACTGGAGTAAATGAAGCAGTAACCGCCCATTTCTTATATATGTGTTCTATTTTGGTCTTTCTCAGCATGAATGGGCATTTATATCTCATCTCAGGACTAGTTGACAGTTTCAAATATATTCCTCCGGGTGAAATTTTTATCAATGACACACTCGTCTACCAAATAATGACCATTTCCGAGGAGCTTTTCGTTTTAGCCGTAAAAGTGGCCTCACCAATCATCGCATCAATCTTTGTTGTAGACTTAGCTCTAGCTTTAATCAGCAAAATGGCTCCTCAAATGAATGTGCTTATGCTTGGCTTTCCTCTAAAAATTATGGTCGGTTTTTTCTTCTTAAGTATGGTTTTCAGTATCTTATCCATCTTTATAGCTGAGTTTGTGCACACACTTCCTGCATACATGCTAAACATCATCAAGGCAGCCAGTCCGCTGGACATGCCTCCTCTAAAATAG
- the flhB gene encoding flagellar biosynthesis protein FlhB, whose protein sequence is MQEDPSKTEKATPKRLKKSRGEGSVAKGQEMGKTMTLLAGVLALKYLIDFYYEQFYEIFQWFLTKGFYLELDKNSVYTLFIWCSQKLAIIMLPLLLFIALVAYLTVRLQVGSLWTTKVFEPKFSKMFNIMAGVKRLLFDVKTLVRLVKSLLLATVVGIAPYIVIQQEMPNFIPLFHSDAHRLAVYMLEVGYKMVSYAMLPMMVIAIIDLVYTRWDYQENLKMSKDEVKDERKQSEGDPQVKMQMKQKMMAILQQRMMSDVPKADVIITNPTHYAIALRYDTLQAPAPQVLAKGMNKVAERIKEVARENNVPIRENKPLAQALYKQVEIGDVIPEELYQAVAAILAKLNRFTRK, encoded by the coding sequence ATGCAGGAAGATCCAAGTAAAACCGAGAAAGCGACCCCCAAGCGGTTAAAAAAATCCAGAGGTGAAGGCAGTGTAGCTAAAGGCCAGGAAATGGGTAAAACAATGACTCTGCTAGCCGGAGTTCTTGCCCTTAAATACCTGATAGACTTCTATTACGAACAATTTTATGAAATTTTCCAATGGTTTTTAACCAAAGGGTTTTATTTAGAGCTAGATAAAAATTCGGTATACACTCTCTTTATCTGGTGTTCTCAGAAACTGGCAATAATAATGCTTCCCTTGCTTCTTTTCATTGCTCTTGTAGCATATCTGACTGTTCGACTTCAGGTAGGAAGCCTGTGGACTACAAAAGTGTTCGAACCTAAATTCAGCAAAATGTTTAACATCATGGCAGGGGTCAAACGACTTCTTTTCGATGTAAAAACACTGGTCAGACTGGTTAAAAGCCTTTTACTTGCTACAGTTGTAGGAATTGCTCCATATATTGTAATTCAACAGGAAATGCCCAACTTTATTCCACTTTTTCATTCAGATGCACACAGGCTTGCAGTATACATGCTCGAAGTTGGATACAAAATGGTCAGCTATGCCATGCTGCCAATGATGGTTATAGCTATCATCGACCTTGTGTATACCCGCTGGGATTATCAGGAAAATCTCAAAATGAGCAAAGACGAAGTCAAAGATGAACGGAAACAATCTGAAGGTGACCCTCAAGTTAAAATGCAGATGAAACAAAAAATGATGGCAATTCTACAGCAAAGAATGATGAGTGATGTCCCTAAGGCTGATGTAATTATTACCAACCCGACTCACTACGCAATTGCATTACGATATGACACTCTTCAAGCTCCTGCTCCGCAAGTTCTGGCAAAAGGCATGAATAAAGTAGCTGAAAGAATCAAAGAAGTAGCCCGTGAGAATAACGTTCCCATTCGCGAAAATAAACCTTTGGCACAGGCTTTGTATAAACAGGTTGAGATCGGTGACGTAATTCCGGAAGAACTGTATCAAGCTGTAGCTGCTATCCTTGCTAAACTTAATAGATTTACGCGTAAATAA
- the flhA gene encoding flagellar biosynthesis protein FlhA: MAASKSKAVNINYERFAKHGDILLAAGVVIILFVMLIPLPTLIIDFMLTVSISLGLIILITSMFMQSPLEFSIFPSLLLVTTLLRLALNVATTRAILLHGDEGTSAAGSVIQSFGEFVVGGNYIVGVVIFLILFILNKKVIVAGTTRIAEVAARFTLDAMPGKQMSIEADLNSGLIDEEEAQTQRTQIRREADFYGAMDGAGKFVQGDVNASMMITFVNIIGGILIGVLQKGMHWADAAQTYTLLTIGDGLVSTIPSLIISTSAGIIVSRAAAEAKMGEEFLGQLTYHSRALKLVSVILVIFGIVPGMPTIPFLFLAGLVYAVSTLGRDDEEAKDKQEAKDKKSKKDIPSLDSPEEVQALLPLDQLELEVGYGLIPLVDEEQNGNLLSRIRSIRRQFALDMGVIVPSLHLRDNLQLKPGEYRVLIKGNVITSAEILIDHQLAMDPGDAKHRIKGIETVEPAFNLPAIWIPDSQKEEAMLAGYTVVDPSTVIATHLTEVFRRNLGEFIGRQETQELLDNLAKRAPKAVEDLVPNILHLGTVQKVLQNLVKENVSIRDMLTVVEALADYGPSIQDPGQLTEYVRSHMSRTIIKPYLASDGSLPILTFGPNVEARLNAAIRSSESGGFLALDPGAAQQLIQTVSVAAENVLDTDGQPVLLCAPQMRSHLAQLMVRFLPTIPIISQAEIPASVRIMSAGTVEF, from the coding sequence ATGGCCGCATCAAAGTCGAAAGCAGTAAATATCAATTACGAAAGATTTGCCAAGCATGGCGATATTCTTCTCGCAGCAGGCGTAGTAATTATTCTTTTCGTCATGCTGATTCCTCTCCCGACACTCATAATTGACTTTATGCTGACTGTAAGTATCTCCCTTGGATTAATTATTCTTATTACATCCATGTTTATGCAGTCGCCTCTTGAATTTTCAATCTTTCCATCACTTTTGCTGGTCACAACTCTTTTGCGACTGGCTCTAAACGTTGCGACAACCCGAGCAATTCTTTTGCACGGAGATGAAGGAACATCTGCAGCTGGTAGCGTTATTCAAAGTTTCGGTGAATTTGTCGTCGGTGGTAACTACATTGTCGGGGTTGTTATCTTCCTCATTCTTTTCATCCTGAACAAAAAAGTTATCGTGGCTGGTACAACCCGTATTGCTGAAGTAGCCGCAAGGTTCACACTGGATGCAATGCCGGGTAAGCAGATGTCAATTGAAGCCGACCTCAATTCCGGCCTGATTGATGAAGAAGAAGCTCAAACTCAAAGAACCCAGATCCGCAGAGAAGCTGACTTTTACGGAGCAATGGACGGTGCCGGTAAGTTCGTACAGGGAGACGTTAACGCCAGTATGATGATTACCTTCGTCAACATCATTGGTGGCATCCTAATCGGTGTCCTGCAGAAAGGTATGCACTGGGCTGACGCAGCGCAAACATACACACTCCTGACTATCGGGGACGGTCTTGTTTCTACAATCCCTTCACTGATTATTTCAACTTCCGCAGGTATCATTGTTTCACGCGCCGCAGCTGAAGCCAAGATGGGCGAAGAATTTCTCGGTCAGCTTACTTATCACTCACGCGCTCTTAAACTTGTATCCGTCATACTTGTAATTTTCGGTATCGTCCCCGGAATGCCGACAATACCTTTCCTCTTTCTTGCTGGTCTTGTTTACGCAGTTTCCACCCTCGGACGCGACGACGAAGAAGCAAAGGACAAGCAGGAAGCTAAAGATAAAAAATCGAAGAAAGATATTCCGTCTCTGGACAGCCCGGAAGAAGTGCAAGCCTTGTTGCCTCTGGACCAATTGGAACTGGAAGTCGGATATGGCCTCATCCCGCTGGTAGACGAAGAGCAGAACGGAAATCTTCTTTCCCGCATCCGCTCTATACGTCGGCAGTTCGCTCTGGATATGGGTGTCATTGTTCCGTCACTGCACCTGCGTGACAACCTTCAGCTCAAACCCGGAGAATACAGAGTCCTTATTAAAGGTAACGTCATCACTTCTGCTGAAATCCTTATCGATCATCAGCTCGCCATGGACCCGGGTGATGCGAAACATAGAATTAAGGGTATCGAAACTGTCGAGCCTGCTTTTAATCTGCCTGCTATCTGGATTCCGGACAGCCAGAAAGAAGAAGCAATGCTTGCTGGATATACAGTAGTCGATCCTTCAACCGTCATAGCAACACACCTTACTGAGGTATTCCGCCGCAACCTTGGAGAATTCATTGGAAGGCAGGAAACTCAGGAGCTGCTGGACAACCTTGCGAAGCGTGCCCCGAAAGCCGTTGAGGATCTGGTTCCGAATATTTTACACCTTGGAACAGTGCAGAAAGTTCTGCAAAATCTCGTCAAAGAGAATGTTTCAATTCGAGACATGCTGACAGTGGTTGAGGCTTTAGCTGACTACGGTCCATCCATTCAAGACCCCGGTCAATTAACTGAATATGTTCGCTCACACATGAGCAGAACAATTATTAAGCCTTATCTTGCAAGCGATGGAAGCTTACCTATTCTGACCTTCGGCCCGAATGTGGAAGCACGACTTAATGCGGCAATCAGATCTTCTGAAAGCGGAGGATTTCTTGCACTTGACCCGGGAGCAGCTCAGCAGTTAATTCAAACCGTCAGCGTCGCAGCTGAAAATGTACTGGATACTGACGGTCAACCCGTCCTGCTCTGTGCACCTCAGATGCGAAGTCACTTGGCACAACTGATGGTACGGTTCTTGCCTACAATCCCTATAATATCACAAGCTGAGATTCCTGCCAGTGTAAGAATCATGTCTGCCGGTACTGTAGAGTTCTAA
- a CDS encoding flagellar biosynthesis protein FlhF — MRVKTFRGSSTATVFAEIKAEFGDSAVILSNKSVEESGRKIHEIMVGVEGQEAPAQTRSTRDDVLGDAMNNIPEWNQEWNQIKGHMMALLKPQMNLNLLAPRQRLALEYLEREGVESKVIMSLFHELRQDPSKAILPVLENIAPVCSFDGGRWPQKFHALAGPHGVGKTSTIIRLALKEKKNNPGARICVASADQGQGKGRLVLRHYADLSGLEFKDLATREDFATLIGESHKFDRIFIDLPGLSGNSELETWLAVCGLTGTCDIAVHLVMNPYFASAQYTAFLKKYRSSKLKSLIWTKLDESCSYGALVNTSFESGLPVSLLSYGSGLRNSLKGAVEKDFWRLIFKHQLPEKDEAVFAKAI, encoded by the coding sequence ATGCGGGTAAAAACATTCAGAGGAAGCAGCACTGCAACAGTCTTCGCCGAAATCAAAGCAGAATTCGGCGACAGCGCTGTAATCCTCAGTAATAAATCAGTTGAGGAAAGTGGACGTAAAATCCACGAAATCATGGTCGGTGTCGAAGGTCAGGAAGCTCCTGCCCAGACACGGTCCACCAGAGACGACGTACTTGGGGATGCCATGAATAATATCCCCGAATGGAATCAAGAATGGAATCAGATAAAGGGGCATATGATGGCTCTTTTAAAACCGCAAATGAACCTGAATCTCCTTGCCCCCCGCCAACGCCTTGCTCTTGAATATCTTGAGCGTGAAGGAGTTGAAAGCAAGGTCATCATGAGTTTATTTCACGAGCTTAGACAAGACCCGTCAAAAGCGATTCTACCTGTCCTTGAAAACATCGCCCCTGTCTGCTCTTTTGACGGAGGACGTTGGCCTCAAAAATTTCATGCACTCGCAGGCCCGCACGGAGTAGGAAAGACATCTACAATCATAAGACTTGCTCTTAAAGAAAAGAAAAACAATCCCGGAGCACGCATCTGTGTAGCTTCTGCGGATCAGGGACAAGGCAAAGGACGACTCGTGCTGCGCCATTACGCAGACCTTTCCGGACTTGAATTTAAAGATCTTGCAACAAGGGAAGATTTTGCAACACTTATAGGCGAAAGTCATAAGTTTGACAGAATATTTATCGACCTGCCCGGACTTTCCGGAAATTCTGAACTTGAAACCTGGCTTGCAGTCTGCGGACTGACCGGCACATGCGATATAGCTGTCCACCTTGTAATGAATCCTTACTTTGCCTCAGCGCAATATACAGCATTTTTAAAAAAATATAGATCTTCAAAACTCAAAAGTCTTATCTGGACCAAACTTGATGAATCCTGCTCTTACGGTGCACTGGTTAACACCTCTTTTGAAAGTGGACTGCCAGTATCCCTGCTGTCATACGGATCAGGACTGCGAAACAGCCTGAAAGGTGCTGTTGAAAAAGATTTCTGGAGACTTATCTTCAAACACCAGTTGCCAGAAAAGGATGAAGCTGTATTCGCTAAAGCAATTTAA
- a CDS encoding MinD/ParA family protein codes for MSSNLPMVFSVTSGKGGVGKTNISVNLACHLSRMGKKVLVLDADLGLANVDVLLGIAPKYNLFHLFHEGTSIRDVLYKTEFGFDILPASSGVSDMVSLSTGQKLDLLEAMDHLEEEIDYLIVDTGAGINENVLYFNLAVQERLLVLTPEPTSLTDAYALIKVMKLNHGVDKFKILVNMAPDMVTAKDIFKKLYMACDHFLSGVSLELTGVIPRDPKMREAVINQTPLCKLSPSSPACIKIGEAAKKITTWKSTSELDGNIKFFWKKLLFQEQSVA; via the coding sequence ATGAGTTCTAATCTTCCCATGGTCTTTTCGGTCACCTCCGGTAAGGGAGGCGTAGGCAAGACAAATATTTCTGTAAACTTGGCCTGCCATCTCAGCCGCATGGGCAAGAAGGTTTTAGTCTTGGATGCCGATCTGGGACTGGCAAATGTGGATGTACTTCTCGGAATAGCTCCTAAGTACAACCTGTTCCACCTTTTTCACGAAGGAACCAGCATCAGAGACGTTTTATATAAAACAGAATTCGGTTTTGATATCCTTCCTGCCTCTTCAGGAGTCAGTGATATGGTTTCTCTTTCAACAGGACAAAAGCTTGATCTGTTGGAAGCAATGGACCATCTGGAAGAAGAAATTGACTATCTTATTGTTGACACCGGAGCCGGTATCAATGAAAACGTATTATACTTCAACCTCGCAGTTCAGGAACGACTTCTGGTGCTGACACCGGAACCAACATCTCTTACCGATGCCTACGCACTTATTAAGGTGATGAAACTGAACCACGGAGTTGACAAGTTTAAAATTTTGGTAAACATGGCTCCTGATATGGTCACAGCTAAAGATATTTTCAAAAAGCTCTATATGGCATGCGATCACTTCCTAAGCGGTGTTTCTTTGGAACTAACGGGAGTAATTCCCCGCGACCCTAAAATGCGTGAAGCTGTCATTAACCAGACTCCTCTGTGCAAGCTGTCTCCTTCCAGCCCCGCATGCATAAAAATCGGGGAAGCTGCTAAAAAAATTACAACATGGAAATCAACCTCTGAATTAGATGGAAACATTAAGTTCTTCTGGAAAAAGCTTCTCTTCCAAGAACAGTCCGTGGCTTAA
- a CDS encoding FliA/WhiG family RNA polymerase sigma factor, with amino-acid sequence METLSSSGKSFSSKNSPWLKLESGATGWEDFSSSDREAIVRHYSPKIRIIALRMKAKLPQNVELGELISAGSMGLVESLGKFRPELKIKFETYAESRIKGAMLDELRRLDWFSRGLRQKVKTIESSIRNLEHETGEKPTSEQIEEATGFSAKEVQQGLEALQTQFCISLDAFNDNIPSSHDAQFDNEPYQSAVFEETVDKVANLIDNLTPREKLVLSLYYGEELNMKETSEVMEITEGRVSQLHSQALTKLRKMFQEKYSTEP; translated from the coding sequence ATGGAAACATTAAGTTCTTCTGGAAAAAGCTTCTCTTCCAAGAACAGTCCGTGGCTTAAACTTGAGTCCGGGGCTACTGGCTGGGAAGATTTTTCGTCCTCTGATCGCGAGGCAATAGTACGGCATTATTCTCCGAAGATCCGTATCATTGCACTCAGAATGAAAGCCAAGCTACCACAAAACGTGGAACTTGGTGAGCTCATCAGTGCCGGAAGCATGGGGCTTGTTGAATCACTTGGAAAATTTCGTCCTGAACTTAAAATCAAGTTTGAAACTTATGCTGAAAGCCGCATAAAAGGGGCAATGCTTGATGAACTCAGACGATTGGACTGGTTTTCACGCGGCCTTCGCCAAAAAGTTAAAACCATTGAAAGCAGTATAAGAAACCTTGAACACGAAACCGGTGAAAAACCGACTAGTGAACAAATTGAAGAAGCTACAGGGTTTTCGGCAAAAGAGGTTCAGCAGGGCTTGGAAGCTCTACAAACTCAATTTTGCATAAGCCTTGACGCATTTAATGATAATATTCCCAGCAGTCATGATGCTCAGTTTGACAATGAGCCTTATCAGTCAGCTGTTTTTGAAGAAACAGTGGACAAGGTTGCAAATCTAATTGATAATTTGACGCCAAGAGAAAAGTTGGTATTATCTTTATATTACGGAGAGGAACTGAACATGAAAGAAACTTCTGAAGTAATGGAAATTACGGAAGGCAGAGTTTCTCAGCTTCACTCCCAAGCCTTGACAAAATTAAGAAAAATGTTCCAGGAAAAATATAGTACGGAACCCTAA
- a CDS encoding chemotaxis response regulator CheY, with protein MAIDYSMKVLVVDDFATMRRIIKNILRQIGFTNIVEADDGTTAWEMLNKDDSIQFIVSDWNMPQMTGIEFLRKVRASEEFADLPFLMVTAEAQQENIIEAVQAKVSNYIVKPFTPDTLGQKINKIFEKL; from the coding sequence ATGGCCATTGATTACTCTATGAAAGTTCTAGTTGTGGATGACTTCGCGACCATGCGCCGCATTATTAAAAATATCCTTCGTCAGATCGGTTTTACCAATATAGTTGAAGCTGATGACGGCACAACCGCATGGGAAATGCTGAATAAGGATGATAGCATTCAGTTCATCGTTTCAGATTGGAATATGCCACAGATGACCGGAATTGAATTTTTACGTAAAGTCAGAGCCAGCGAAGAATTTGCTGACCTACCCTTCCTGATGGTTACAGCTGAAGCACAACAGGAAAACATCATTGAGGCTGTTCAGGCAAAGGTTTCAAACTACATAGTTAAACCCTTTACCCCTGACACTCTCGGTCAAAAAATTAATAAAATTTTTGAAAAATTATAA
- a CDS encoding flagellar basal body-associated FliL family protein: MIFLAIDDIDDSEEETQSPETPSKATQKVDLDLDDAPFLEDEDEDDLPDEEPQELEALEEETTKEKSSGSKKFIYLGIGIVILLLSLILVKVFFFSTPPPAEEPAPVVEKVVEIPEVTEAPPPPPEEPGVTLLRMDPFWVEQKDDKGHIRFLVARFAMTTTDERIVGEYGRKTLILRDAVYYYLKNKDLQFLSDKNNAERLKKDLLMVINQYLVAGQFDTILFEKYLVR, encoded by the coding sequence ATGATCTTCCTCGCTATAGATGATATTGACGATTCCGAGGAGGAAACTCAGTCACCAGAAACCCCGAGCAAGGCAACCCAAAAAGTTGATCTGGATCTTGATGATGCTCCTTTTCTAGAAGATGAAGACGAAGACGATCTTCCAGACGAAGAACCACAAGAACTGGAAGCTCTGGAAGAAGAGACAACTAAAGAAAAAAGCTCCGGTTCCAAAAAATTTATTTATCTCGGAATTGGTATCGTAATTCTGCTTTTATCTCTAATTCTTGTTAAAGTATTTTTTTTCAGTACTCCACCCCCCGCAGAAGAACCAGCTCCGGTTGTTGAAAAAGTAGTAGAAATCCCTGAAGTAACAGAAGCGCCTCCTCCACCTCCGGAAGAACCGGGTGTAACGTTACTTAGAATGGACCCTTTCTGGGTTGAACAGAAAGATGATAAAGGACACATCCGTTTTCTAGTAGCCAGGTTTGCGATGACAACTACCGATGAACGAATTGTCGGTGAATATGGTCGAAAGACTCTGATCCTAAGGGACGCGGTATACTACTACCTTAAAAATAAAGATTTACAGTTTTTATCCGATAAGAATAATGCGGAGAGATTAAAAAAAGACCTGCTTATGGTTATAAACCAATATCTAGTTGCAGGCCAGTTCGACACAATTCTGTTTGAAAAATACCTCGTGAGGTAA